The DNA sequence CAGTATTACATACTGCGTGTCGTCGGTCGTGATCTGATGCCGGGTAATGTGCACCTCTTCGACGAGCACCAGCCGTTTCTCCACGACCACCACTTCCTTCACCACTGGCACGATGGTTACATCGCCCTCGTGGCGAACCGCCGGTGCTACGTCAACGTATTGATTGATGTGCACACGTTCCACGCTGAACTCTTCGTGCGAGACCGGCGTCGTAACAATTCGTTCTTCTTCCCGAATCGACTTGCGAACCAGCAGACGCCCCGTTTCAACCAGGTGTTTGTCCACTCGAAGCCGTTCTTCGATGACCGGAATCCGTACCGATTCTGCAGTATGGGTTATGGGATCGGCGGGGGTCCCGGGCGGGGGCGATGGCCGGCCTTCCTCAGAATCATTCATCACAGTCTCAGCGGGTTAAAGTTACCGACAGGGCTTAACGGTCTCCGCCGGGTTGACCAAGCTATAAGACTTCAAATACTCCTTTTGTTCTATAATTTTAATAGATTTTACAATTACCCGCTGGTAAACAGATAGATACAGGAAAATATTTACATGAACGGAACAAGAGCGTACAGACCGTTCTTCTGGTTATTTCGGGAGGTGTTGACTGGACCGTTCAATCAAACTTTTCAACACATCTACTACGTAGTAGTTCTTTTTATTCACAACTTAAACTACACGTGATGAAAGTAAAACAACTTGTTCTCGGTTTATCGGTAGCTGTACTCTGCGCTACGACTCAGTTCTCCTGCAACTCTAAGCCTGAAAACAAGGCCGAAGAGGTTAAGGACGAGAAAGAAGATGTAATCGAAGCACAACGCGACGGTGAATCGAAAGAAGAAGTGATGGACGAACAGGCTGACCTGGATTCAGCACGCAAGGATTACAAAGAAGCCGTTAAGGATTCGATCCGCAACAAATAAGGACGTACAACACCAAAAAGGGGGTTGCAGACCAATCGGTTTGCAACCCCCTTTTTGATAAGGCCTATCTGGCCTAGGTAAGACTAAACAGATCCGTTACGCCAAGCATGCGTTTAGTGGTGTATCCTTCCCCAAATTCAGCCCCGATCATGTGCCCATGTTCACGGGTACGGGCTTCCAGAAACTTCATGAAAGGCTCGCCGGAGATGTAGCTTTGCGGCTCCGTGCTGCTGGGATT is a window from the Spirosoma rigui genome containing:
- a CDS encoding YsnF/AvaK domain-containing protein, translating into MNDSEEGRPSPPPGTPADPITHTAESVRIPVIEERLRVDKHLVETGRLLVRKSIREEERIVTTPVSHEEFSVERVHINQYVDVAPAVRHEGDVTIVPVVKEVVVVEKRLVLVEEVHITRHQITTDDTQYVILRQEEVTVNRVASEPNVRPETRPSL